The proteins below come from a single Acinonyx jubatus isolate Ajub_Pintada_27869175 chromosome A1, VMU_Ajub_asm_v1.0, whole genome shotgun sequence genomic window:
- the FST gene encoding follistatin isoform X2, with product MVGPRHQPGGLCLLLLLLCQFMEDRSAQAGNCWLRQAKNGRCQVLYKTELSKEECCSTGRLSTSWTEEDVNDNTLFKWMIFNGGAPNCIPCKETCENVDCGPGKKCRMNKKNKPRCVCAPDCSNITWKGPVCGLDGKTYRNECALLKARCKEQPELEVQYQGKCKKTCRDVFCPGSSTCVVDQTNNAYCVTCNRICPEPTSSEQYLCGNDGVTYSSACHLRKATCLLGRSIGLAYEGKCITKSCEDIQCTGGKKCLWDFKVGRGRCSLCDELCPESKSEEPVCASDNATYASECAMKEAACSSGVLLEVKHSGSCNSISEDTEEEEEDEDQDYSFPISSILEW from the exons ATGGTCGGTCCCAGGCACCAGCCCGGCGGGCTgtgcctcctgctgctgctgctctgccAGTTCATGGAGGACCGCAGCGCCCAGG CTGGGAATTGCTGGCTCCGCCAAGCGAAGAACGGCCGCTGCCAGGTCCTGTACAAGACCGAACTGAGCAAGGAGGAGTGCTGCAGCACCGGCCGCCTGAGCACTTCGTGGACCGAGGAGGATGTAAATGACAACACGCTCTTCAAGTGGATGATTTTCAACGGGGGCGCCCCCAACTGCATCCCCTGTAAAG AAACATGTGAGAATGTGGACTGTGGACCCGGGAAAAAGTGCCGAATGAACAAGAAGAACAAACCCCGCTGCGTCTGCGCCCCAGACTGTTCCAACATCACCTGGAAAGGGCCAGTCTGCGGGCTGGATGGGAAAACCTACCGAAACGAATGTGCACTCCTCAAGGCCAGATGTAAAGAGCAGCCGGAACTGGAAGTCCAGTACCAGGGCAAATGTAAAA aGACATGTCGGGATGTTTTCTGTCCAGGCAGCTCCACGTGCGTGGTGGACCAGACTAACAATGCTTACTGTGTGACGTGTAACCGGATTTGCCCAGAGCCCACCTCCTCTGAACAGTATCTCTGTGGGAATGATGGTGTGACCTACTCCAGTGCCTGTCACCTGAGGAAGGCTACCTGCCTACTGGGCAGATCGATTGGATTAGCCTATGAGGGAAAGTGTATCA CAAAGTCCTGTGAAGATATCCAGTGCACTGGTGGAAAAAAGTGTTTATGGGATTTCAAGGTTGGCAGAGGCCGGTGTTCCCTCTGCGATGAGCTGTGCCCCGAGAGTAAGTCCGAGGAGCCTGTCTGTGCCAGTGACAATGCCACTTACGCCAGTGAGTGTGCCATGAAGGAGGCTGCCTGTTCCTCAGGTGTGCTGCTGGAAGTCAAGCACTCCGGATCTTGCAACT CCATTTCGGAAGACAccgaggaggaagaggaagatgaagacCAGGACTACAGCTTTCCTATATCTTCCATTCTAGAGTGGTAA
- the FST gene encoding follistatin isoform X1, producing MVGPRHQPGGLCLLLLLLCQFMEDRSAQAGNCWLRQAKNGRCQVLYKTELSKEECCSTGRLSTSWTEEDVNDNTLFKWMIFNGGAPNCIPCKETCENVDCGPGKKCRMNKKNKPRCVCAPDCSNITWKGPVCGLDGKTYRNECALLKARCKEQPELEVQYQGKCKKTCRDVFCPGSSTCVVDQTNNAYCVTCNRICPEPTSSEQYLCGNDGVTYSSACHLRKATCLLGRSIGLAYEGKCIKAKSCEDIQCTGGKKCLWDFKVGRGRCSLCDELCPESKSEEPVCASDNATYASECAMKEAACSSGVLLEVKHSGSCNSISEDTEEEEEDEDQDYSFPISSILEW from the exons ATGGTCGGTCCCAGGCACCAGCCCGGCGGGCTgtgcctcctgctgctgctgctctgccAGTTCATGGAGGACCGCAGCGCCCAGG CTGGGAATTGCTGGCTCCGCCAAGCGAAGAACGGCCGCTGCCAGGTCCTGTACAAGACCGAACTGAGCAAGGAGGAGTGCTGCAGCACCGGCCGCCTGAGCACTTCGTGGACCGAGGAGGATGTAAATGACAACACGCTCTTCAAGTGGATGATTTTCAACGGGGGCGCCCCCAACTGCATCCCCTGTAAAG AAACATGTGAGAATGTGGACTGTGGACCCGGGAAAAAGTGCCGAATGAACAAGAAGAACAAACCCCGCTGCGTCTGCGCCCCAGACTGTTCCAACATCACCTGGAAAGGGCCAGTCTGCGGGCTGGATGGGAAAACCTACCGAAACGAATGTGCACTCCTCAAGGCCAGATGTAAAGAGCAGCCGGAACTGGAAGTCCAGTACCAGGGCAAATGTAAAA aGACATGTCGGGATGTTTTCTGTCCAGGCAGCTCCACGTGCGTGGTGGACCAGACTAACAATGCTTACTGTGTGACGTGTAACCGGATTTGCCCAGAGCCCACCTCCTCTGAACAGTATCTCTGTGGGAATGATGGTGTGACCTACTCCAGTGCCTGTCACCTGAGGAAGGCTACCTGCCTACTGGGCAGATCGATTGGATTAGCCTATGAGGGAAAGTGTATCA AAGCAAAGTCCTGTGAAGATATCCAGTGCACTGGTGGAAAAAAGTGTTTATGGGATTTCAAGGTTGGCAGAGGCCGGTGTTCCCTCTGCGATGAGCTGTGCCCCGAGAGTAAGTCCGAGGAGCCTGTCTGTGCCAGTGACAATGCCACTTACGCCAGTGAGTGTGCCATGAAGGAGGCTGCCTGTTCCTCAGGTGTGCTGCTGGAAGTCAAGCACTCCGGATCTTGCAACT CCATTTCGGAAGACAccgaggaggaagaggaagatgaagacCAGGACTACAGCTTTCCTATATCTTCCATTCTAGAGTGGTAA
- the FST gene encoding follistatin isoform X3, which produces MVGPRHQPGGLCLLLLLLCQFMEDRSAQAGNCWLRQAKNGRCQVLYKTELSKEECCSTGRLSTSWTEEDVNDNTLFKWMIFNGGAPNCIPCKETCENVDCGPGKKCRMNKKNKPRCVCAPDCSNITWKGPVCGLDGKTYRNECALLKARCKEQPELEVQYQGKCKKTCRDVFCPGSSTCVVDQTNNAYCVTCNRICPEPTSSEQYLCGNDGVTYSSACHLRKATCLLGRSIGLAYEGKCIKAKSCEDIQCTGGKKCLWDFKVGRGRCSLCDELCPESKSEEPVCASDNATYASECAMKEAACSSGVLLEVKHSGSCN; this is translated from the exons ATGGTCGGTCCCAGGCACCAGCCCGGCGGGCTgtgcctcctgctgctgctgctctgccAGTTCATGGAGGACCGCAGCGCCCAGG CTGGGAATTGCTGGCTCCGCCAAGCGAAGAACGGCCGCTGCCAGGTCCTGTACAAGACCGAACTGAGCAAGGAGGAGTGCTGCAGCACCGGCCGCCTGAGCACTTCGTGGACCGAGGAGGATGTAAATGACAACACGCTCTTCAAGTGGATGATTTTCAACGGGGGCGCCCCCAACTGCATCCCCTGTAAAG AAACATGTGAGAATGTGGACTGTGGACCCGGGAAAAAGTGCCGAATGAACAAGAAGAACAAACCCCGCTGCGTCTGCGCCCCAGACTGTTCCAACATCACCTGGAAAGGGCCAGTCTGCGGGCTGGATGGGAAAACCTACCGAAACGAATGTGCACTCCTCAAGGCCAGATGTAAAGAGCAGCCGGAACTGGAAGTCCAGTACCAGGGCAAATGTAAAA aGACATGTCGGGATGTTTTCTGTCCAGGCAGCTCCACGTGCGTGGTGGACCAGACTAACAATGCTTACTGTGTGACGTGTAACCGGATTTGCCCAGAGCCCACCTCCTCTGAACAGTATCTCTGTGGGAATGATGGTGTGACCTACTCCAGTGCCTGTCACCTGAGGAAGGCTACCTGCCTACTGGGCAGATCGATTGGATTAGCCTATGAGGGAAAGTGTATCA AAGCAAAGTCCTGTGAAGATATCCAGTGCACTGGTGGAAAAAAGTGTTTATGGGATTTCAAGGTTGGCAGAGGCCGGTGTTCCCTCTGCGATGAGCTGTGCCCCGAGAGTAAGTCCGAGGAGCCTGTCTGTGCCAGTGACAATGCCACTTACGCCAGTGAGTGTGCCATGAAGGAGGCTGCCTGTTCCTCAGGTGTGCTGCTGGAAGTCAAGCACTCCGGATCTTGCAACT GA